In Calothrix sp. PCC 7507, one DNA window encodes the following:
- a CDS encoding response regulator has translation MSQEKELEIQMQFLEEATDYLNTLEGVLLEIDASNRIDLDKINGALRAAHSIKGGAGMMGFRMLSDLAHRLEDSFKVLKTRKNSLEIDTQLQSLLLSGVDWLRQIVELLSEGNVIEEEWLATFCYPVFDELHERLGDPSPEDATTMLSPEDGQDIIPLLFETEVEGCLQRLESVLLDSEQPCLQEEVSIMAAELGGLGEMLQLAAFTQLCESVTYHLTTAAPHQIAEISQLALQAWRRSQALVLTNQMDSLPTAIEFSAPDVLSTAEAMPTAVLYENPSRERGATIAEFLATDTAATHPIETEIVAADVLESAEGDESWLDEKIIAASFASLEAEFADDIDEQVEFPELTTADPEISPTDYRFVERKSEPVGAGKERETPENTVRVPSKQLEQINDLFGELIIQRNGLNLQMERLRKLVRNLSQRVQVLDRENQELRAAYDKISTQATASSGISSEHNWQTSNHQTQGIENGFDALEMDRYSELNLLSQEVMETIVQVQEVTTDVQLSVDDTDQIARKLSKTSKQLQTKLTQVRMRPLSDLIDRFPRALRDLNLEYGKNVQLKVEGGNTLIERSILEALNEPLMHLVRNAFDHGIEDAATRRTLGKPEQGVIEIKATHRSNRTLITMRDDGRGISLDKIRDRALTMGLDASLLAGASDEELLSLIFEPGFTTSDQVTALSGRGVGMDVVRNNLKLVRGEIKVDTQPGVGTTFTLSVPFTLSVARVLLVETNRMLLAFPTDVISEIFLLQNEQVFAMAGSEVINWQGTMVPLIRIGRYLEFNGPRYNNPDLETPAAINANSVLIVKSGNQPVAVQVDRCWGEQEVAIRQIEGDIPLPEGFNNCTILGDGRVVPLVNTNELLYWIATNQRTPRSNQLPSARLKTAFLVSHNEKLPTPPANQKGTILIVDDSINVRRFLALTLEKGGYQVEQAKDGQDALDKLQSGLQVQAVICDIEMPRLDGYGFLGRVKSNVDMQDIPVAMLTSRSSAKHRQLAIQLGARAYFSKPYNEQELLRTLEEIIFSINGTLSSHNN, from the coding sequence ATGTCACAGGAGAAAGAACTGGAAATCCAGATGCAATTTCTGGAAGAAGCAACAGATTACCTCAATACTCTAGAAGGAGTATTGCTGGAAATCGACGCCAGTAATCGCATCGATTTGGATAAAATTAACGGGGCACTACGGGCCGCTCATTCGATCAAAGGCGGCGCGGGGATGATGGGATTTCGGATGCTGAGTGATTTAGCTCATCGTCTGGAAGATTCTTTTAAAGTCTTAAAAACTCGGAAAAACTCGTTAGAAATTGATACTCAGTTACAAAGTTTACTGCTATCTGGAGTTGACTGGTTGCGCCAGATAGTGGAACTGCTTTCAGAAGGAAATGTCATTGAAGAGGAGTGGTTAGCCACCTTTTGTTATCCAGTATTTGATGAGCTGCATGAGCGTTTGGGCGATCCCAGCCCAGAAGATGCCACAACCATGCTTTCCCCGGAAGATGGGCAAGACATTATCCCCTTGCTGTTTGAAACAGAAGTCGAAGGGTGTTTGCAGCGCCTAGAATCTGTATTGTTGGATAGCGAACAGCCTTGTTTGCAAGAAGAAGTGTCCATCATGGCAGCTGAATTGGGTGGTTTGGGGGAAATGCTCCAGTTAGCCGCCTTTACTCAGCTTTGTGAGTCAGTGACATACCACTTAACAACGGCTGCACCCCACCAAATTGCGGAAATTTCCCAGTTAGCCTTGCAAGCCTGGAGGCGATCGCAAGCTTTGGTGCTGACTAACCAAATGGATAGCCTACCGACAGCTATTGAATTTAGCGCTCCAGATGTATTGTCAACAGCAGAGGCGATGCCAACGGCGGTACTCTACGAGAACCCCTCCAGGGAACGCGGAGCGACCATCGCCGAGTTTCTCGCCACGGATACAGCCGCAACTCACCCTATCGAAACCGAAATAGTCGCTGCGGATGTCTTGGAATCAGCAGAAGGTGACGAAAGTTGGCTGGATGAAAAAATCATCGCTGCTAGTTTTGCATCCTTGGAAGCAGAATTTGCTGATGACATCGACGAACAAGTCGAGTTCCCCGAACTAACTACAGCAGATCCAGAAATTTCCCCCACAGATTACAGATTTGTGGAGCGCAAAAGCGAACCAGTTGGTGCTGGTAAAGAAAGGGAAACGCCGGAAAATACAGTCCGAGTTCCCAGTAAGCAACTTGAGCAAATCAATGATTTGTTTGGGGAACTGATCATCCAGCGGAACGGCCTCAACTTGCAGATGGAGAGATTACGCAAGCTAGTTCGCAATCTGAGCCAGCGTGTCCAAGTTCTCGACCGAGAAAATCAGGAATTACGGGCAGCATACGACAAAATTTCTACTCAAGCCACAGCGTCATCAGGCATATCATCAGAACATAACTGGCAAACTAGCAACCACCAGACACAAGGCATAGAAAATGGGTTTGATGCCTTAGAAATGGACCGCTACAGCGAATTAAACCTGCTATCGCAGGAAGTGATGGAAACTATTGTTCAGGTACAGGAAGTCACAACTGACGTTCAACTCAGTGTCGATGATACAGATCAAATTGCCAGGAAATTAAGCAAAACATCAAAGCAGTTGCAGACAAAGCTGACGCAAGTCAGAATGCGTCCCCTATCCGATTTGATCGATCGCTTCCCCAGAGCCTTGCGCGACCTGAATCTAGAATATGGCAAAAATGTCCAGTTGAAAGTTGAAGGTGGCAACACCCTGATTGAACGCAGCATTTTAGAAGCTTTGAATGAGCCTTTAATGCATCTAGTGAGGAATGCTTTCGATCATGGTATCGAAGATGCTGCCACTCGCCGCACCTTGGGCAAACCAGAGCAGGGAGTGATTGAAATTAAAGCCACTCACCGCAGTAATCGCACGTTGATTACCATGCGTGATGATGGTCGGGGGATTTCTCTGGACAAAATACGCGATCGCGCCTTAACTATGGGGTTAGATGCTTCCCTTTTGGCTGGTGCTAGTGATGAAGAACTATTATCACTAATTTTTGAACCCGGATTTACAACCTCCGATCAAGTGACAGCACTATCTGGTCGTGGTGTGGGAATGGATGTGGTACGCAACAACCTTAAACTTGTGCGAGGTGAAATCAAAGTTGATACCCAGCCAGGAGTCGGCACTACTTTTACTCTATCAGTACCATTTACACTTTCAGTGGCACGAGTGCTACTGGTAGAAACCAATCGAATGCTCTTGGCATTTCCCACAGATGTCATTTCCGAAATATTCTTACTCCAAAACGAGCAGGTTTTTGCAATGGCTGGTAGCGAAGTGATCAATTGGCAAGGAACTATGGTGCCATTGATCCGCATTGGTCGCTATTTAGAATTTAATGGGCCCCGTTACAATAACCCAGATTTGGAAACTCCAGCAGCAATTAATGCTAATAGTGTATTAATAGTCAAAAGCGGTAATCAACCAGTAGCAGTACAAGTAGACCGTTGTTGGGGTGAGCAAGAAGTAGCTATCCGCCAAATCGAAGGTGATATACCACTGCCGGAAGGCTTTAACAACTGCACAATTCTCGGTGATGGTCGGGTAGTACCATTAGTAAATACCAACGAGTTACTGTATTGGATTGCCACCAATCAACGCACCCCTAGAAGCAATCAATTACCATCGGCACGGTTAAAAACAGCGTTCCTGGTCTCTCATAATGAGAAATTACCCACACCTCCAGCTAACCAAAAAGGTACTATTTTAATTGTCGATGACTCGATTAATGTTCGGCGCTTTTTAGCCCTCACTTTAGAAAAAGGAGGATACCAAGTAGAACAAGCTAAAGATGGTCAAGATGCCTTGGATAAACTTCAAAGTGGCTTGCAAGTCCAGGCAGTGATTTGTGATATTGAAATGCCTCGTCTTGATGGTTATGGCTTTTTAGGTCGGGTCAAATCAAACGTTGATATGCAAGATATTCCTGTTGCTATGCTGACCTCTCGCAGTAGCGCTAAACATCGGCAATTAGCAATTCAACTGGGTGCGAGAGCCTACTTTTCTAAACCATACAATGAACAGGAATTACTCCGAACCCTAGAAGAAATCATTTTCTCCATAAATGGAACTTTGTCTTCTCACAACAATTGA